A part of Campylobacter sp. MIT 12-8780 genomic DNA contains:
- a CDS encoding helix-turn-helix domain-containing protein: MNDKINKFFLGIKVMIENNIEQESHEDKDTANQVEIGQRIKEIRELSGLSQIDFAKKMGLLQSFMSRVELGKINCQADIICSMHEIYGANPNYILLGYEPKFISNNPFKENVLKNEKEKVLKELESFVSNLYK, encoded by the coding sequence ATGAATGATAAGATAAATAAATTTTTTCTAGGAATTAAGGTTATGATAGAGAATAATATTGAGCAAGAATCTCACGAAGATAAAGATACAGCCAATCAAGTTGAAATTGGGCAAAGAATAAAAGAAATAAGAGAACTAAGTGGTTTAAGTCAAATTGATTTTGCTAAAAAAATGGGACTTCTGCAAAGTTTTATGTCAAGAGTAGAGCTTGGAAAGATTAATTGTCAAGCAGATATAATTTGCTCTATGCACGAAATTTATGGGGCTAATCCAAATTATATTTTATTAGGATATGAGCCTAAATTTATCAGCAACAACCCATTTAAAGAAAATGTTCTTAAAAATGAAAAAGAAAAGGTGCTGAAAGAATTGGAGAGTTTTGTAAGTAATCTATATAAGTAA
- a CDS encoding HD-GYP domain-containing protein, with product MNQEEFIQKYNEERDKLRETTAILAKLKPEIERELMRTGELSRRIGEALNIQDEEYYLAGYYANLGFLGIENFILDKRRINKQEYELIKRHPIISAEILEEKELHRAAQFALYHHEKPNGTGYFRVTNYPKECAYINIADRFQSYITHQIYRPKFTLKEAIDKALKDYRDYIFISKDEIDAIEPVLKGFYEVV from the coding sequence ATGAATCAAGAAGAATTCATTCAAAAATACAATGAAGAAAGAGACAAATTAAGAGAAACCACTGCCATACTTGCCAAGCTAAAACCTGAAATAGAAAGAGAGCTTATGCGGACAGGAGAGCTTTCAAGGCGTATAGGCGAAGCTTTAAATATCCAAGATGAAGAATACTATCTTGCAGGTTATTATGCGAATTTGGGGTTTTTAGGAATTGAAAATTTTATACTTGATAAAAGACGCATTAACAAGCAAGAATATGAGCTTATTAAACGCCACCCTATAATCTCTGCTGAAATTTTGGAAGAAAAAGAACTGCACAGAGCAGCTCAATTTGCTCTTTATCATCACGAAAAACCAAATGGAACAGGATATTTTAGAGTAACTAATTATCCTAAGGAATGTGCTTATATTAATATAGCGGATAGGTTTCAAAGCTATATAACTCATCAAATTTATCGCCCTAAATTTACACTTAAAGAAGCTATTGACAAAGCTTTAAAAGACTATAGAGATTATATTTTTATTTCTAAAGATGAAATAGATGCTATCGAGCCTGTTTTAAAGGGATTTTATGAAGTTGTTTAA